One genomic segment of Salvia miltiorrhiza cultivar Shanhuang (shh) unplaced genomic scaffold, IMPLAD_Smil_shh original_scaffold_464, whole genome shotgun sequence includes these proteins:
- the LOC131004850 gene encoding transcription factor MYB94-like, with protein MGRPPCCDKIGVKKGSWTPEEDIILVSYVQEHGPGNWRAVPATTGLRRCSKSCRLRWTNYLRPGIKRGSFTLQEEKMIIQLQALLGNKWAAIASYLPERTDNDIKNYWNTHLKKKLKKLQNGSIDQSKANSSNNNNLISSKSHSISRGQWEKRLQDDITTAKQALHDALSSENTPNGAAAVYASSTENIARLLKNWVKSTPDSVESKCSSNVSTTVDSVCSKEEDMSGAFESIFGFDNTLETSNSDEFSRSASPMVVGGEIKQEENSTSSLSMLENWLLDFEVKDYLTNVSFDEGLV; from the exons ATGGGAAGGCCTCCTTGCTGCGACAAAATTGGTGTGAAGAAGGGCTCAtggactcctgaagaagacatCATCCTAGTCTCCTATGTTCAAGAACATGGCCCAGGAAATTGGAGGGCAGTTCCTGCTACCACAG GTTTGAGGAGATGTAGCAAGAGTTGCAGGCTGAGGTGGACTAATTACCTCCGCCCAGGAATTAAAAGGGGCAGTTTCACACTTCAAGAAGAGAAGATGATTATTCAACTACAAGCCCTTTTGGGCAACAA ATGGGCTGCCATAGCTTCGTATCTCCCAGAAAGAACAGACAACGACATCAAGAACTACTGGAACACtcatttgaagaagaagctcaagAAGCTACAAAACGGCTCAATCGATCAATCCAAAGCCAATAGCAGCAATAACAACAATTTAATCTCCTCGAAATCACACTCGATTTCGCGAGGGCAGTGGGAGAAGCGGCTTCAAGATGATATCACCACCGCCAAACAAGCCCTCCACGACGCATTGTCGTCGGAAAACACCCCCaacggcgccgccgccgtctACGCCTCCAGCACTGAAAACATAGCTAGGCTGCTCAAGAACTGGGTGAAGAGCACGCCGGATTCCGTGGAATCCAAGTGCTCGAGCAACGTTTCCACGACCGTCGATTCAGTCTGCAGCAAGGAGGAAGATATGTCTGGGGCGTTCGAGTCCATTTTCGGCTTCGACAACACTCTAGAAACTTCGAATTCCGATGAGTTTTCGAGATCCGCGTCGCCTATGGTTGTTGGTGGTGAGATCAAACAAGAAGAGAATTCAACTTCTTCTTTGTCGATGTTGGAGAATTGGCTGCTGGATTTTGAAGTGAAGGATTATTTGACTAATGTCTCATTTGATGAGGgtttagtttag